In Spea bombifrons isolate aSpeBom1 chromosome 9, aSpeBom1.2.pri, whole genome shotgun sequence, the genomic stretch TGCGAAAAGCTGTATAGGTGACGCTTCCCGTTTCTCATCAGATCCCGTGGGGGGGGGCTCGACTGATACAGGGGCAGTATAAGACTTTAATTTCCTTTTCCCAGCTTGAACAGAGAGATGATTTATTTAAACAGCCCGATCGTCATGGTCCTGTGCCTTCAGATAGGTACGTTTCCAcctatttgggtttttttttacatttgacaAGTAAAAATGCGTAGAAAAACAGATAAGAGCAACGTGGACAAGGGGGTGCTGTGTTTCAAAGGagtgaaatgttagaaaaagaaGTCATAATCTAAAGTAGAgcgtggcagataagtggaacagcttcccagtagaagtggtagagggtaatacagtgagggtattaaacatgcatgggatagacatatggctcctgaatctaagacgagaccaacgactggtggAGTCTTTgccgggggaaaaaaacaggcagattagatggggctgatctgctggcaggttctgtGTTACTCAATTCTATACATTTTAAGGGAGATGCTGGAACTCAGAGCTTGACTCGGGACCATAATCTTAATATCACAGAagtctcttttatttttttaactactttttattagaaataattttcctttagtttttttaacaacaaaaaacaatgacATACATAAgacagaaaaaggaaaaaaaaaaaaaaaaaatacgacgGCAGCAGGAAGGGCATAAGAGATTTTTGAGAGGTCAAGAGTAGAATCCTGAGTGGTCGTTGAAGGATAACTGAGAAACACTTGTtacaaatgtgtaaatttgattccagattttttttgttttcattgatGGGTCTAAAATCCAACTAACCTTTTCTTCCAttgatatttgatattttatttgtgatattaatAGAGAGAGGGAAAAATCTACATCTTGTTTCCAGTATTTagcgattattttttttactgctagAAAACAATGAATCGTAAGGGTCTTTTGTGTTGGTGTCCGAGATGGCCAACTTTGGTGTAATAGAGCTTCTACTGGCTCTTTTTATTACGGTATttgctgttttaaaaaaaatcaaaggttATATCccaaagattttttatttttttacatttccaccACATATGTAGGTAGCTGCCTTCTTCTAGACTACATCTCCAACAAACATTAGATTGTTGTGGGTATATATAAGATAGCCTTTTTGGGGTTAAGTACCAGATGTTACATAGTTTGAAATGCATTTCAATTAGAGACAAGTCTCTTGTGGTCTTAGAAACATTTCTGAAAGCGTTATTCCACTCCTCTGGGTTGATCTGAACCCTTAACAGgtttatggttttatgtttttttaacatgttgttATCTACTTGAAGGGCATCAAGAAATCTTGATGCACCCTTTTTAGTTTTCCTTTGTTCCAATATCTGAATGACTTTTGTATTCATCGTCTCTTTATTCAGAATACTATaactttttagaattttttttactcttaggtatttaaatatgttatcaTCTGACAGTTTGAATTCGGTTTTTAACTGCCAAAAAAGCTTTACCTGTGTTTTTGGAAATTAGATCTCTAATATGttatattcctttctttttccaaTCTAGGATCGTTAAATCATCCATGCTTTGTTCTAATATTCTGACATCGACATGCCCAATCAATTTATTCCATAAacctagtctttttttttaattttgcccaTATGGGAATTAGCTGGTTCAAAATCATATtgtcactttgggtatttttttttgtttacttttttctgtattccccaaataatataatttagatcACCTCGAGCACAAGATTCTTCTTCTATTCTATACCAAAATTCTTGCTTGGCATCTTCTACCTGCATCCTGAGAATATGAAGAAGGGAATAGGCTTCATGGTGTAATTTAAGGATTGGAGGTCCCGTCCCTGGCTGTGAGGTCTTTTTTGCTAAAATATTCATACTTATCCTAGGAATTTTCCCTTTCCAAATAAAGTTGTTGAAACTAGATTGAATCATATCTAGCCAGCTAGATGGAATTGCTAATGGAATTAGTCTAAATAAATATGTCCATTTAGGTAAGAGATATGATTTTAGGGCGTTTATTCTTCCCCACCAAGAAAGGCCTGCTTCTCTCCACTCTTTTTAGTTTATAAGTTTTATAAgtgtattttaacaattttaatacatttatttccataattgtatctatttttttaggGATCTTAATACCTAGATATGTTATtgaattggtattttttttttattgtgttttttgttaatttatctatgtttctatattgtaTCATAGATTTATAAGAATTCAATTTGTAGTTAGAAACTTTACTATACTTTGTTATTTCAGTCATTAGATTCCTTATGAATAATGGATCCGTTAGAGTTAGTATTATATCATCTGCACAGAGAGAGATTTTTGACTCTTCAAACTTGGTTGGGAAACCTTTAATTTGCAAGTTGTTTCTTATATTGATTGCAAGGAGTTCAACCGATAGGATATATAATAGTGGAGAAAGGGGGCAACCTTGTCTTGTACCATTATTTAAATGGGAACGTTCAGAACAAATATCTGTACCCACTATTCTCGCAGAAGGGTTGGTGTATAGCATTCCCATTGCTTTAGCTATCCAGCCTGTAATCCCAAAAGCTCTTATGACTTGTTCCGTATAGCCCCAATTCACTCTGTCGAACGCCCTTTCGGCATCAAGAGACAGGGTTATAAGGGGAAGGCTTTTCTTATTGGCTCCATCTATTGTATCTATAAGTCTTCTTGTATTACTTTCTATGTCTCTGTGTGGGATAAAACCAACCTGATCGCGGTGGATTATAGTTGACAGTACTTTTTGTAATCTTTCAGACAAAATTGAAGAGTATAATTTAATATCCACTTTGATCAGTGAGATAGGACGATAGTTAGCTATGTCTGTGGGTACTTTATCTTGTTTTAGGATTGGCAGTATATTAGCATATAGCATCTCCTCAGGGTTCTCCCCTTCTAATGCCATTTGATTAAATATCTTCGTTAAGTGGGTTGCAAGTTCTatcttaaatgttttataaaaaaaattaccaaagCCATCAGGACCTGGAGTTTTGTATTTCACTAGATGGTCGATTGCTCTGATTACCTCactttttgtaataaatgtatttagtatTTCTCTTTGTGCATCTGTAATTTGGGGAATCTTGGTGTtttctaaatatgaaattatatctttttctatgtttataGTTGGTAAATTGTACAAGTCTCTTTTAGAACACGCTGACATCCTAAAACAGTAATCCAAAACTTTGCAGCTTGGGGAAGAATTGCAGGATAATGTCAAAAATGTTTCAATGAGTGTCTAAGTTCAAATTCgacttaaaatatatgtatatcaatTTTATGCTTTTGAATCAGAAGTGACTTGAACAAAACGATGATCGAGGCAAATTTGACttgattaaatatttgtttttatgtttttatttatgcttTTGAAGGTGCTAATCAATCAATGaattaatttctgtttattaaaatacattttgttaggCATGTTGTGTGCGGAATTGTGTGACGATTCTAGAAGTGTTTCTGGTGCAGAAGGAGGAGATGTCACTCTACCTATAAATAAAGAGGAATTTAAAGAGGTCTCTTGGGTTTTCGGAGGAAGACACATCGCAACTACCTACCATGATGGATATATCAACATCAAATCCCTCCCTCTGTTTAAAACCAGACTGTACGGGATACGGGACGGTTCCTTAAACCTTACAAACGTAGGCAAAGGACACAAAGGGACCTACACGGCGACTCTGTACATGCAAGATGGGACAGAGTTTGTCCAATGTTTCAGTCTTTCCGTCTACAGTAAGTTCCTATTCCGTGGTTGTGTTTTCTCTACGTACGTATATTAGATGGAGGGATCTACGGACATTCGGTTTCCCCctgtatattttgttatatctcTTATAGTAACAGTCTTCTTAGAGCCTCACTTTTATTTCATAGCAAAAGCTggaggaaaaaagttttgccaAAATTCAAAAAGTTCCAATAAGTAACAACTTTAATCCCATGGAAAATTCTCATCTGTGTTAGTCCTGAATTTAAGAAACACGAAGTAGACTGAGTGTAGATGTGGTAGAAGAACCTCACCTTGCGTGATGCATGTATTATGGAAGAAGAAGCTGATGTTGTGGCCACAAGGTCTTGGGCACTGAAGTAGGGACCATTCTAAATCACATCCAAACTGTCGAGAGAAACATCCCAACGTTCTTCACCAGTTACTGTTTAGTTGTAGGTAGAAGTGAAGGTTTATGGTAGAAACTTCTGCAGACCTAGAAGAATGTTGTCCCACCGAGAAGTTTCAATCAGATATTTAACACCATGTGGAACATCGTGACAGCACACAATTAATAATGACTATTTTGattttatacagaaaaattGTTAGATACAGATATCCAGATCCATCATGTTACTGGAAAAAACGACACGTGTTACGTCAGCTTGACGTGTACTGTTAAAGTACCAGGCGTGAACATTACATGGACCGATTCAAATGGCAGGACGGTCAGCGTCACAAACCAAACTCTTTATGATAAATACACAGATACTAACGTCAGCTACAACTGCGTGGCCAAAAATCCAGTAAGTGAAGTCTCCAGGACCGTTATTCCTTGGATGTTCTGCCAGAAAGGTAAATATGAGTATGAGTGGGCAAAACAAAATCTGATTTTCCATGAATCTCCGTGCAGAAGGTCCTGctccacagactttcattattcagtgtctgactgggtgattaagattgagtcattctattgtttcccacaggcaatatgataaggagtcaggatgtttgtctagtagatcgggcTTAGAGTGAGAATTCTCATAGTGATTAGTTACCTGAAAACATATTACTTTGTAGGAAAAGTTGAAGCTCCTGGCAGCCAATCCGATGACGTTCCCAAATATGGTAATGTGATGTCACTGTTATGTACACTCATTATATCACAACCTCATTCTGTACAGACAGCATGGTACCAGATGTTGGACGCCATCTCAGGGTAgcgatatatatacagtagagATCTATATGCCAGAACAGGACTGCATTTTCATGGCTTCTGGGACTGTACAAGTCAACGTGAATTCAAGTTTTTGTGTCACtgctttatcttttatttcagaCAGCAGAAGTAATCTGGAGGTgtatattatatctattataCTACTGGCTCTGATTATCGTTTGTGTGGCTTTTCTGGTTTTCCATTGGAAAAAAATTACTGGGAAAGAACTTCCAACTACAATGTGAGTTCTGATTATAATTAATTGAAGCGATTGATACCTTCTGCGATCCATCGACATTACTAGTAATGCTGTTTCTAACTCTACATTCAATTAGAGCAGGGAACTGCTCCTTTAACTGTCTTATATGAAAACTACTTTGGGGAAATGGCTTTATTTCATATCATATCATCAGAAAATCACAAGAATCACATCCTCTGGAAGGACACCATTGTGAAGTTGAACTTTCCAAGGCATGATTAACAAATTGTTTAGCAATTCTACTAATGTATTAACTATTAACTGTCCCTGGTCCACATCCATATAGTGACcgtttgtcctattttgctcAATAGTCATTCTGCTAAGGCAACCATGTTGCCTTAGCAGAATGGCTATTCATGATTTACCATTATCAGAATCTGCGTTGGAGTCAAAGCGTAAACTAAAGTTGATTGTCATATGGGTTGCCAAAAAACCCCATCAACACCTTCTTCGTAAACCGtttaaatggttttaaaacCAAGAAGGGATTCTGGGAACCATGGATTACACAGGCTGTCATTTCAAGTCAACCATCGTCGATGGCTGGTGACGTTGGCAATGGCAGCATGAGAATCATGGGCACTCAATTCCCACCACACTTCAGAAGTGGTCAATGTAGACCTTTCCCGTCCTTTACCAGATTTAGACGATTCTACACCATAAACACATGCTGAGATCACCAGGGAGCTTGAGAAGAAAAGAGTAGGGTTGGGACTAGAAGTTCTGATGAAATGTAAGGTCTTCAGTAAAGATGTGACTCGGATAAAAAGCAGTTCTGCCGATTTGGACATTTTCCATCTGGCAGAAAGGGGGCCAAGTGGACGTCAACAGCACAGACTACAGGAGCTCAACCCATGTCATTAGCGTCCTTCATCACCACAGTGGGACACCACACACAACACAAGAGGGCACATCTCAGAGCTCATCGTAGGcagaataattttatttcattctgttATCTTAAGCTCTATCATCCcgttaaaagagaaaaaactcAATTTTGTCAGCCTCTAATGAAGCAAAAAACTCAACTTTAATATGAACACTTTCAATGTCTTTCCGTAGGTGATGGACAAGAAGAAGACAGAGGGTTTTATTGCACC encodes the following:
- the LOC128504402 gene encoding SLAM family member 7-like, with protein sequence MIYLNSPIVMVLCLQIGMLCAELCDDSRSVSGAEGGDVTLPINKEEFKEVSWVFGGRHIATTYHDGYINIKSLPLFKTRLYGIRDGSLNLTNVGKGHKGTYTATLYMQDGTEFVQCFSLSVYKKLLDTDIQIHHVTGKNDTCYVSLTCTVKVPGVNITWTDSNGRTVSVTNQTLYDKYTDTNVSYNCVAKNPVSEVSRTVIPWMFCQKGKYEYEWAKQNLIFHESPCRRQQK